In a single window of the Nicotiana tomentosiformis chromosome 10, ASM39032v3, whole genome shotgun sequence genome:
- the LOC138899781 gene encoding uncharacterized protein, with translation MVTLAMPGLSRLEWRGTLDYVPRKVVSLLKAQWMVEKGCNACLAFVRDVSIDNPTIESVLVVRDYQDVFRAYLSSMQPDTDIDFGIDLLSGTHRIYIPPYRIAPMELKELKKQLQELLDKGFTRPNKVEHGDANEVSIREDGVLRLQG, from the exons atggtgactttggctatgccaggtttatcacggttggagtggaggggtactttggattatgttcctagaaaGGTTGTATCCTTACTTAAGGCAcaatggatggttgagaaagggtgtaaTGCATGTCTAGCATTTGTGAGAGATGTAAGTATTGATaatcctaccattgagtcagttcttGTAGTGAGAGACTATCAAGATGTATTTCGGGCATATCTTTCAAGCATGCAGCCCGAtacggatattgattttggtattgacttgttgtcgggcactcatcgcatttatattccaccatatcgtattgCCCCaatggagttgaaggagttaaagaagcagttgcaagagttacttgataagggcttcactcggccta ACAAGGTAGagcacggcgatgccaatgaGGTTTCTATCAGAGAAGATGGTGTGTTGCGGTTGCAGGGCTGA